The Acidicapsa ligni DNA window TCATCGGTGACGGCAAAGCAGCGTTGCTCGGCTGCTCAGTAACTCCAGGCTTCGACTTCGCGGACTACATCGGCGGCACCTGTGCCGAGCTGGCCGCCAAATGGCCGGAACAATCCGAGATGATTACCGAACTTACTCGTTGCTGATTTCGCTGCCGATCTCGCTCTTAATTTCGGTATTCATCTCACCACCGCCCTTGCGCCGCTCTCGAAAAAAAGCCCGCAGCAACTCCGCAGACTCAGCCGCCAGCAGGCCGGAATCCAACTGCATCTGGTGGTTCAATCGAGGATGGTTTATCACCGAAAGCACCGATCCGGCAGCTCCCGCCTTGGGATCGGCAGTCGCGTAGACAACACGATCCAGCCGCGCATGTACCAGGGCTCCCGCGCACATGGAACACGGCTCAAGCGTCACAAACATGGTGCAGCCGTTGAGTCGATGGTTTCCCAGCGTCTGCCCTGCCGCGCGCAGAGCGACAACCTCAGCGTGGCCGGTGGGGTCGTTGTCGCGCAGCACGCGATTTTGCGCACGCACCAGCACCGCATTCTTATGCACAATAATCGCGCCGACAGGCACTTCGCCAGCCTGTCCGGCAGCAATGGCTTCGTCGAGCGCGAGTTGAAGATAGTCCAGGTCAGTCATTCGGAGGGAGCGAGTGTCTCTACTATGAGTTTAGAGCATCGCTCATCATGCCGAAACGGCAGCAGGCTGCTGCTGTGTCATACAGTGCAGCGCGCCCAGCCCCCAGATAAAATCTACGCAGTGAATACCGACGACCTCGCGGTCAGGAAAAAGCTCGGCCAGGATGTTGAGCGCGACGCGATCCTTGGGGTCGTGAAACGTGGGCACAAGCACGATGCCGTTCGCAATATAGAAATTTGCGTAGCTTGCAGGCAGACGCTGTCCGCGAAAGACAACCGGACGCGGCATCGGTAGCTCCACCAGCGTAAACTGCTTGCCGCCGGGCGTACGCGCAGCCTTGAGACGGGCAAGATTTTCAGCAAGAGGAGCATAGTTGTCGTCGGAGACATCCGGTTCAACAGCGGTGACAATCGTCTCCGGCGCCACAAAACGCGTGATGTCGTCCACGTGTCCATGCGTGTCATCACCAGCCGCACCGCGATTCAACCAAAGCACCTGGTCGATTCCGAGATAGTCATGGAAAGCCGCATCCAACTGCTCGCGGCTGACTCCCGGATTGCGCTGCTGGATGGGGCTCAGCAGGCACTCTTCTGTCGTAATGAGCGTTCCCTTGCCGTTGACATCTATACTGCCGCCTTCCAGCACCAGCCGATGCGCCTTGCCATTGGGCAGCGCGACCGATGGCTGCCATTGCGGCAATCGAAGCAGTTTCGCTGCGCGAGCAGGAATCTGATCGTCCAGCTTCCAATCGTCGTACTTGGCCCAGGCATTGAATTTCCAGTTGGTGATAGCCGTCTGGCCTGCGTCGTTCTTCACAAAAATCGGACCCGAATCACGTAGCCACACGCGATCCGTCGGCCAGAGATGGAAGACGATGCGATCCAGATTCGCCCCATTGCGGCGCAGAATGCTCGTCGCTCGCTGCTGCTGCGCTTCCGTATCGACGAGTACATTGACCGTTTCATGCGCCGCAAGCAGGCGGATGATCTCTGCATAAATCCACGGAATCGCCGCAAATTTACCCGGCCAGTCGCTGGCATTATGCGGCCATGCCAGCCAGGTGCCGTCGTGCTGCTCCCATTCGGCAGGCATGCGAAAGCCAAGTTCGCGCGGAAGCTTTTTACCAGTATCTACGGTATTCATCGCGACTTTATCTGCCGTGATACCCGGTGTGATCTTCTTCGCCACGGCTACTTCAGCTCCGGCAGAGAGGATCCTGCGTCAAGAAAACGCTGATTGATCTTTCCATAGGCATCGATGCGGCGATCCCGCAGGAACGGCCAGTTGCGGCGCGTATCTTCGAGCAGCCCCGGATCGATCTCGCCGATCAGAATCTCTTCGCTGTCATGGGATGCTTTGGCGATGATGCGGCCAAACGGATCGGCCAGAAAAGATCCGCCCCAGAATTCGATCCCCTGCCCATCGGCACGATTACCGCGGATATCCCCTTGTTCGTGTCCCACACGATTGATGCCGGCCACGTACACTCCATTGGCGATGGCATGCGAGCGCTGAATCGTCTGCCACGCGTCATACTGCGCCGTGCCAAACTCTTCTTTCTCCGCCGGATGCCAGCCGATTGCCGTCGGGTAAAACAGCGCTTCCGCGCCCTGCAGCGCCGTAAGACGCGCTCCCTCGGGATACCATTGATCCCAGCAAACCAGCGTACCGATATTGCCAAAAGCCGTGTCCACAGCCTGAAAACCACGATCGCCCGGGGTGAAGTAATACTTCTCGTAATACAAGGGATCGTCTGGAATGTGCATCTTGCGATAGACGCTGGCGACAGATCCGTCGGTATGAAAAGTTACAGCAGTATTGTGATACAGCCCCGCAGCGCGACGCTCAAAAAGCGAAGCAATCACCACAGTCCGCGTCTCACGAGCAACCTCTGCGATACGCGCCGTCGTCGGCCCGGGAATTGGCTCAGCCAGATCGAACAACTGCGTATCTTCACGCTGGCAAAAGTATTGCGCCTGAAAAAGCTCCGGCAGGCAGATCACGTTCGCACCCCGTTGCGCGGCCTCGCGAACGAACTTCAATGCCGACTCCAGATTGGCTTCCGGATCCGGCGTCATACGCATTTGAATGAGTCCGACTTTATACTTACGCGAGTTCGGCTTGACTGGATGAGACATCTTCTGTATTTCTCCTGACGCTGCAAGGCTGGAACGCGACTGCTCGTATGTTCCGACCTCTGAGTTTATCTCATTATTGGATTAATGAACTCGAGTTTGGATGCATACAACGAAGGCTTAACCCAGCATTTATAAACCGGCTTGCCGTAGGAGAAATTGCCCTGGCTCAGTGCGCGGGCTGCGACTGCGAGAACCACAGACGGATGCGGTTACGCAAAGGGATTTCTATAAATCGGTAGCTGACAAATGCCGCAACCAATGCGCATAAAACCCGGACAGCCAATGGGATGAAGTAGAGGCGCTCACACAGGATAAAGAGTTCCTGCCATAGATAGAGGCTATACGAGAGCAAACCCAATTGCACGAGTGGCCAGGAATCGAGAGCCTTCCGCACAACGCCGCCTGAACCGGAAATCAGCCAGAAAATGAAGAGCATCACGGAAGCGCATTCCAACGAGGGCGTAATCACCACGTTTGCCCCGCGAATCCTGGCCTCCAGCAGAGGGCAGAGACCAAAGGCAACCAGTGCGCTAAGCCACGGAAGTGCAGCCCGGTATTTCAACCTTGAGATACGATCGACAGCGCCGCGCTGCCATGCAAACGCCCCAACCACGCCCCACAAAATGGTGTCCGCGCCGGTATGGAACATGCCCATAATCTGGCCGCGCGTAGATGGAATCAGGAAGTACGAAGCCAGCCGGACAAGGGGTAAAAGGCATACACAAGCAACTGCGAAACGCGCGGCCCAGCGTTTTCCGAGAAGAATCAGGCACGCCGGCCAGAGCAGATAGAACTGCTCCTCTAGAGAAATAGTCCATAAATGGCCCATAACCTGCCCGGAAGCAGTTGTCCCTGCATTCCAAAGCGACCCATAATTCCAGGTGAAAGTAGCCCCTGTAACTAAGTCCTGCCAGCGGATATCGAGAACATGAAAGAACGCCAGAACAGCGATTGTAATGATGTACGTATAAAAAGCAGGAAAAATGCGGGCGATACGTCGCTCATAAAATCCAGAGAGCGAAATTTTCCCGGTTTTCTCCATT harbors:
- a CDS encoding agmatine deiminase family protein; amino-acid sequence: MNTVDTGKKLPRELGFRMPAEWEQHDGTWLAWPHNASDWPGKFAAIPWIYAEIIRLLAAHETVNVLVDTEAQQQRATSILRRNGANLDRIVFHLWPTDRVWLRDSGPIFVKNDAGQTAITNWKFNAWAKYDDWKLDDQIPARAAKLLRLPQWQPSVALPNGKAHRLVLEGGSIDVNGKGTLITTEECLLSPIQQRNPGVSREQLDAAFHDYLGIDQVLWLNRGAAGDDTHGHVDDITRFVAPETIVTAVEPDVSDDNYAPLAENLARLKAARTPGGKQFTLVELPMPRPVVFRGQRLPASYANFYIANGIVLVPTFHDPKDRVALNILAELFPDREVVGIHCVDFIWGLGALHCMTQQQPAAVSA
- a CDS encoding acyltransferase family protein encodes the protein MAETVWNIPRRIPYLDGLRAFSIATVVLGHCKLFIPWFQTRAAIPVDLIANGRLGVRVFFVISGFLITTLLLKEMEKTGKISLSGFYERRIARIFPAFYTYIITIAVLAFFHVLDIRWQDLVTGATFTWNYGSLWNAGTTASGQVMGHLWTISLEEQFYLLWPACLILLGKRWAARFAVACVCLLPLVRLASYFLIPSTRGQIMGMFHTGADTILWGVVGAFAWQRGAVDRISRLKYRAALPWLSALVAFGLCPLLEARIRGANVVITPSLECASVMLFIFWLISGSGGVVRKALDSWPLVQLGLLSYSLYLWQELFILCERLYFIPLAVRVLCALVAAFVSYRFIEIPLRNRIRLWFSQSQPAH
- a CDS encoding carbon-nitrogen hydrolase; protein product: MSHPVKPNSRKYKVGLIQMRMTPDPEANLESALKFVREAAQRGANVICLPELFQAQYFCQREDTQLFDLAEPIPGPTTARIAEVARETRTVVIASLFERRAAGLYHNTAVTFHTDGSVASVYRKMHIPDDPLYYEKYYFTPGDRGFQAVDTAFGNIGTLVCWDQWYPEGARLTALQGAEALFYPTAIGWHPAEKEEFGTAQYDAWQTIQRSHAIANGVYVAGINRVGHEQGDIRGNRADGQGIEFWGGSFLADPFGRIIAKASHDSEEILIGEIDPGLLEDTRRNWPFLRDRRIDAYGKINQRFLDAGSSLPELK
- the tadA gene encoding tRNA adenosine(34) deaminase TadA: MTDLDYLQLALDEAIAAGQAGEVPVGAIIVHKNAVLVRAQNRVLRDNDPTGHAEVVALRAAGQTLGNHRLNGCTMFVTLEPCSMCAGALVHARLDRVVYATADPKAGAAGSVLSVINHPRLNHQMQLDSGLLAAESAELLRAFFRERRKGGGEMNTEIKSEIGSEISNE